One window from the genome of Deinococcus sp. NW-56 encodes:
- a CDS encoding alpha/beta fold hydrolase translates to MKNRTMLALMMGLGLGAAQAGGAEGVRQEGFLDVNGARIHYVSVGQGTPMLLLHGYPLSGELFARNRDALAAAGYRVITVDHRGYGQSTAPASDPGSLTTYAADALAVMDRLGVQQAIVGGMSMGGPIAFEMYKAAPQRFLGLVLINTIANPASIVEQHLWRGMAQKASIFGPQSLVGELLKDMLTGQTRLNRPADAAFLTAIVKQATGAADVAGANALATRPDYVPFLKTIQVPTLVLGSVEDTVYPPEFSRKMQQNIAGSKLVLIPGAAHAAIFEKADAANRAILDWARANNLR, encoded by the coding sequence ATGAAGAACCGGACGATGCTGGCACTGATGATGGGGCTGGGCCTGGGAGCCGCGCAGGCAGGAGGGGCCGAGGGTGTCCGCCAGGAGGGCTTTCTCGACGTGAATGGGGCGCGGATTCACTACGTCAGCGTGGGGCAGGGCACGCCCATGCTGCTGCTGCACGGCTATCCGCTGAGCGGCGAACTCTTCGCCCGCAACCGCGACGCCCTGGCCGCCGCTGGGTACCGCGTGATCACGGTGGACCACCGGGGCTACGGCCAGAGCACCGCCCCCGCTTCCGACCCCGGCAGCCTGACGACCTACGCGGCCGACGCCCTCGCGGTGATGGACCGCCTCGGCGTGCAGCAGGCCATCGTGGGCGGCATGAGCATGGGCGGCCCCATCGCCTTCGAGATGTACAAGGCGGCTCCGCAGCGCTTCCTGGGCCTGGTGCTGATCAACACCATCGCCAACCCGGCCTCCATCGTGGAGCAGCACCTCTGGCGGGGCATGGCGCAAAAGGCGAGCATCTTCGGACCGCAGTCGCTGGTGGGTGAGCTGCTCAAGGACATGCTGACCGGGCAGACGCGCCTGAACCGTCCCGCCGACGCGGCTTTCCTCACGGCCATCGTCAAGCAGGCGACGGGCGCGGCGGACGTAGCAGGGGCGAATGCGCTGGCGACCCGGCCCGACTACGTGCCTTTCCTGAAGACGATCCAGGTGCCCACGCTGGTGCTGGGGAGCGTGGAGGACACGGTGTATCCGCCCGAGTTCAGCCGGAAGATGCAGCAGAACATCGCCGGGTCGAAGCTGGTACTGATTCCGGGCGCCGCCCACGCGGCGATCTTCGAGAAGGCGGACGCGGCCAACCGGGCCATTCTCGACTGGGCGCGGGCGAACAACCTGCGCTGA
- a CDS encoding MmcQ/YjbR family DNA-binding protein — protein MHSTADVRGICAALPGSRETFPFDATTLVFKVAGKMYALTDLTADPVTLSLKVRPEDGEALRAADPAITPGSHLNKRHWVTVTLDGTVPEAVVRELLAGSHALVVAGLTRAQRAGLGG, from the coding sequence ATGCACTCCACCGCCGACGTGCGCGGCATCTGCGCGGCCCTGCCCGGCTCGCGCGAGACGTTCCCCTTTGACGCGACCACCCTGGTCTTCAAGGTCGCGGGCAAGATGTACGCGCTGACCGACCTCACCGCCGATCCGGTCACCCTCTCGCTGAAGGTGCGGCCGGAGGATGGGGAAGCGTTGCGGGCGGCCGACCCGGCGATCACGCCCGGCTCCCACCTCAACAAGCGCCACTGGGTCACGGTGACGCTGGACGGGACGGTGCCGGAGGCGGTGGTGCGTGAACTGCTCGCCGGAAGTCACGCTTTGGTCGTGGCCGGGCTGACGCGGGCGCAGCGGGCGGGGCTGGGGGGATAA
- the alaS gene encoding alanine--tRNA ligase, producing MTGPLTTAEIREKYLQFFALKGHLRLPSHSLIAPDPTTLFTVAGMQPFKPQFMGAPAKFPGHGENRRVTTVQKCLRVGDIENVGRTLRHCSLLEMLGNFSFGDYFKRETLTWAWEFLTSPEWMGLDPERLHATIYEEDEEAFGIWTKEIGLPEGRILRFGADENFWPADAPREGPNGPCGPCSEIFYDRGPAYGDDTWADYAQTRESARFLEIWNCVFPQYDRQDPLPDGTPVLADLPFKNIDTGMGLERIATVVQGAYDFYSNDVFAPLIARVAELSGKPYEGPQSVSHRVVAEHVRSVSMVIADGVALSNTGRGYVIRKILRRASRHAYLLGLREPTLHTLVPLVVEKMGDAYPELRAEQERVQAAIRAEEERFLKTLEGGIQRLGGLLSGLGQGGTLRGEDAFVLYDTYGFPVDLTKEIAEEYGVSVDEAGYAESLENAQNLARAGSKYGKSELFGGSQEALDGLPATEFVGYDELEAEGEVLALMGAGERLEHLPAGSEGMVVLSRSPFYAEGGGEVGDTGRLEWDGGAGRVRDTRKTPAGVFLHDVLVEEGELRPGTRVRGVVSPHRRATERHHTATHLLHAALRAVLGSGVRQAGSLVAPDRLRFDFAHGAALSAEEVSQVEALVSRWVTANFPVTWQEMPIEAAKAAGATALFGEKYGDTVRVVSVEGSVSFGSTTVTSKELCGGAHVRRTGDIGAFVIVSDENVAAGVRRIEALAGEAATAWVRGRLEAASRVAGLLNTGVEGLEARVQGLQAQLKAAGQETAQVRRQLAEAQMGGGGGAGQQVRELGGFKVAALKLAGIEGNELRGAADKLLDTSGADLAVIASDKGLVVKATKDAVSRGAHAGQLVGKLAAAAGGKGGGRPDMAQAGIQDPQAALGALDTAF from the coding sequence ATGACCGGGCCGCTGACCACCGCTGAAATCCGCGAGAAATACCTGCAATTCTTCGCCCTGAAGGGGCACCTGCGGCTGCCCTCGCACTCGCTGATTGCCCCCGACCCGACCACGCTGTTCACGGTGGCGGGGATGCAGCCCTTCAAGCCGCAGTTCATGGGCGCCCCGGCGAAGTTCCCCGGCCACGGCGAGAACCGGCGCGTGACCACCGTGCAGAAATGCCTGCGGGTGGGCGACATCGAGAATGTGGGCCGCACCCTGCGGCACTGCTCGCTGCTGGAGATGCTGGGCAACTTCTCCTTCGGGGACTACTTCAAGCGCGAGACGCTGACCTGGGCCTGGGAATTTCTGACCTCGCCCGAATGGATGGGCCTGGACCCGGAGCGGCTTCACGCGACCATCTACGAAGAAGACGAGGAAGCCTTCGGCATCTGGACGAAGGAGATCGGCCTCCCCGAGGGCCGCATCCTGCGCTTCGGGGCCGACGAGAACTTCTGGCCTGCCGACGCGCCCAGGGAAGGCCCCAACGGTCCCTGCGGCCCCTGCTCGGAGATCTTCTATGACCGGGGTCCCGCCTACGGCGACGACACCTGGGCCGACTACGCGCAGACCCGCGAGAGCGCCCGCTTCCTGGAAATCTGGAACTGCGTCTTCCCGCAGTACGACCGTCAGGACCCCCTCCCCGACGGCACGCCCGTGCTGGCCGACCTCCCCTTCAAGAACATCGACACCGGGATGGGCCTGGAGCGCATCGCCACCGTCGTGCAAGGCGCATACGACTTCTACTCCAACGACGTGTTCGCGCCCCTGATCGCGCGGGTGGCCGAGCTGAGCGGCAAGCCCTACGAGGGGCCGCAGAGCGTGTCGCACCGGGTGGTGGCCGAGCATGTCCGCTCGGTGAGCATGGTGATCGCGGACGGCGTGGCCCTGAGCAACACCGGGCGCGGCTACGTCATCCGCAAGATTCTGCGCCGCGCCTCCCGCCACGCCTACCTGCTGGGCCTGCGCGAGCCGACGCTGCACACGCTGGTGCCCCTCGTCGTGGAGAAGATGGGCGATGCCTACCCCGAACTCCGCGCCGAGCAGGAGCGGGTGCAGGCGGCCATCCGCGCCGAGGAGGAGCGGTTTTTGAAGACGCTGGAGGGCGGCATCCAGCGCCTCGGCGGGCTGCTCTCCGGGCTGGGGCAGGGCGGCACGCTGCGCGGTGAAGACGCCTTCGTGCTGTACGACACCTACGGCTTCCCGGTAGACCTGACCAAGGAGATCGCGGAGGAGTACGGCGTTTCGGTGGACGAGGCCGGATACGCCGAGAGCCTGGAAAACGCGCAGAACCTCGCCCGTGCGGGGAGCAAGTACGGCAAGTCCGAGCTGTTCGGCGGCTCCCAGGAGGCGCTCGACGGCCTGCCCGCCACCGAGTTTGTCGGCTACGACGAGCTGGAGGCCGAGGGCGAGGTGCTTGCGCTGATGGGCGCGGGCGAGCGGCTGGAGCATCTGCCCGCCGGGAGCGAGGGCATGGTGGTCCTCTCGCGCAGCCCCTTTTACGCGGAGGGCGGCGGCGAGGTGGGCGATACCGGGCGGCTGGAGTGGGACGGCGGCGCCGGGCGCGTGCGCGACACCCGCAAGACCCCGGCGGGCGTGTTCCTCCACGACGTGCTGGTCGAGGAAGGCGAGCTGCGCCCCGGCACCCGCGTGCGCGGCGTCGTCTCCCCCCACCGCCGGGCCACCGAGCGGCACCACACGGCCACCCACCTGCTGCACGCCGCGCTGCGGGCCGTGCTGGGGTCAGGGGTGCGGCAGGCCGGGTCGCTGGTCGCCCCTGACCGCCTGCGCTTCGACTTCGCGCACGGGGCGGCTCTCAGTGCGGAGGAGGTCAGCCAGGTAGAGGCGCTCGTCAGCCGCTGGGTCACGGCCAACTTCCCGGTGACGTGGCAGGAGATGCCCATCGAGGCGGCGAAGGCGGCAGGGGCGACCGCCCTCTTCGGGGAGAAATACGGCGACACCGTGCGGGTGGTCAGCGTGGAGGGCAGCGTCTCTTTTGGCAGCACGACGGTCACCAGCAAGGAGCTGTGCGGCGGGGCACACGTGCGCCGGACCGGGGACATCGGGGCCTTCGTGATCGTGTCCGACGAGAACGTGGCGGCGGGCGTGCGGCGCATCGAGGCGCTCGCGGGCGAGGCGGCCACCGCCTGGGTGCGCGGCCGGCTGGAGGCGGCCTCGCGGGTGGCCGGGCTGCTGAACACCGGTGTGGAGGGCCTGGAAGCCCGCGTGCAGGGCCTCCAAGCCCAGCTCAAGGCGGCCGGGCAGGAAACCGCCCAGGTCCGTCGCCAGCTCGCGGAAGCCCAGATGGGCGGCGGGGGGGGCGCGGGGCAGCAGGTGCGCGAGTTGGGCGGCTTCAAGGTCGCCGCGCTGAAGCTCGCGGGCATCGAGGGCAACGAGTTGCGCGGTGCCGCCGACAAGCTGCTCGACACCAGCGGGGCCGACCTCGCCGTGATCGCCAGCGACAAGGGCCTCGTGGTGAAGGCGACGAAAGACGCCGTCTCGCGCGGAGCGCACGCGGGGCAGCTCGTGGGCAAGCTCGCGGCGGCGGCGGGCGGCAAGGGCGGCGGGCGGCCCGACATGGCCCAGGCCGGGATTCAGGACCCCCAGGCGGCGCTGGGGGCACTGGACACGGCGTTCTGA
- a CDS encoding response regulator yields the protein MPRILVVDDDAAILKLVSVILSRAGHEVRTSSHPVEALDLLKVFTPDLVISDVVMPYMTGLEFLEQVRGHEKLSAVPFVLLSSHAERGDVRRGMNLGADDYVPKPFTPQDLTTAVDARLRRVGLTRTQESGMSARALGTAQVVWQGTAVAWVSRKALELFFYLLERREVTSWEAAEALWPEKDEARASSLFHTTLHRLRRSLSSEAVVSANRRYALAADLQPDYDVARFELLAKQAESGSLGLEELRELADLYGLFLPGADSPWVDEARARLEAKQLSVLGLAAQAAASAGRPKDAAQFHQRALALDPMSESDWRGLTEAMETLGDPRARLAARREAWWSVDLD from the coding sequence ATGCCGCGCATCCTGGTCGTGGATGACGACGCCGCCATCCTCAAGCTCGTCAGCGTGATCCTGTCCCGCGCCGGGCACGAGGTCCGCACGAGCAGTCACCCGGTGGAGGCGCTCGATCTCCTGAAGGTCTTTACCCCCGACCTCGTCATCAGTGACGTGGTGATGCCCTACATGACCGGTCTGGAGTTTCTGGAACAGGTCCGGGGCCACGAGAAGCTGAGCGCCGTGCCCTTCGTGCTGCTCTCCAGCCATGCCGAGCGCGGCGACGTGCGCCGGGGCATGAACCTGGGGGCCGACGACTATGTGCCCAAGCCCTTTACCCCGCAGGACCTGACCACCGCCGTGGACGCCCGGCTGCGCCGCGTGGGCCTGACGCGCACCCAGGAAAGCGGGATGTCGGCCCGCGCCCTGGGCACCGCGCAGGTCGTGTGGCAGGGCACGGCGGTCGCGTGGGTGTCGCGCAAGGCGCTGGAGCTGTTCTTCTACCTGCTCGAACGCCGCGAGGTGACCTCCTGGGAGGCGGCCGAGGCGCTGTGGCCGGAAAAGGACGAGGCCCGCGCCAGCAGCCTCTTTCACACCACCCTGCACCGCTTGCGCCGCAGCCTGAGCAGCGAGGCCGTCGTGAGCGCCAACCGCCGATACGCGCTCGCCGCCGACCTTCAGCCCGACTACGACGTGGCCCGCTTCGAGCTGCTTGCCAAACAGGCCGAGTCGGGCAGCCTGGGATTGGAGGAACTGCGCGAACTCGCCGACCTGTACGGCCTCTTTTTGCCCGGTGCCGACAGCCCCTGGGTGGACGAAGCCCGTGCCCGGCTGGAGGCCAAGCAGCTCAGCGTCCTGGGGCTGGCCGCGCAGGCGGCTGCCTCGGCGGGCCGCCCCAAGGACGCCGCGCAGTTCCACCAGCGGGCGCTGGCCCTCGACCCCATGAGCGAGAGCGATTGGCGGGGCCTGACGGAGGCGATGGAGACCCTGGGCGACCCCCGCGCCCGCCTCGCCGCCCGGCGCGAGGCGTGGTGGTCGGTGGACCTGGACTGA
- a CDS encoding amidohydrolase: MTTPAPLTLLHVRTLTLNPQQPEAGAVLVGGGRVLAVGSREELRALAPGAEVQDHRDLLLTPGLAEAHVHLVSYGFSLSELGLHGARSVSEVQAKVAQRAMNTPPGTWIRGGGFLLSELGLAEYPTAELLDEVSPHHPVLIYSRDLHLSWANSLALRLSGITADTPDPEGGKIVRPLGTLLEHASGLVARIRPTPTDAEYLAAAKAGADDLAARGYVSAHTMAFEPVEAPRAVQLLAQRGELPLRVWATLPHDRLEHARDLGLRLTPGGLFQWGGVKFFADGALGSRTAWLHAPGFADGSGTGIPLDPPELIRERGEEALRLGLTPVTHAIGDRANTEVLGVYDALRPLADGVGVRLRIEHAQHLRPGDIARFRGLTASVQPIHLQADGPMIRELLPHLLETSYPFRSLQQAGAILAFGSDAPVAPPEYRANFAAALTRRDDAGEAIAPAEALTEGEVLWAHTRGPALAAGWDDEGIIRPGARAAFTLWDRLGGQARALVL, from the coding sequence ATGACCACGCCTGCGCCCCTGACCCTCCTTCACGTCCGGACCCTCACCCTGAATCCGCAGCAGCCCGAGGCCGGGGCCGTGCTGGTCGGCGGCGGGCGCGTCCTGGCGGTGGGAAGCCGCGAGGAGCTGCGGGCGCTCGCGCCGGGGGCCGAGGTGCAGGACCACCGCGACCTGCTCCTGACGCCGGGGCTCGCGGAGGCGCATGTCCACCTCGTGAGCTACGGCTTCTCGCTGTCTGAACTGGGCCTGCACGGCGCCCGCAGTGTGTCGGAGGTGCAGGCGAAGGTCGCGCAGCGGGCGATGAACACGCCCCCCGGCACCTGGATTCGCGGGGGCGGCTTCCTGCTCTCCGAGCTGGGTCTCGCCGAGTACCCCACCGCCGAGCTGCTGGACGAGGTCAGCCCGCACCATCCCGTCCTGATCTACTCGCGCGACCTGCACCTGAGCTGGGCGAACTCGCTCGCGCTGCGTTTGAGCGGAATCACGGCGGACACCCCCGACCCCGAGGGCGGAAAGATCGTGCGCCCGCTGGGGACGCTGCTGGAACACGCCAGCGGCCTCGTCGCACGGATCCGCCCCACCCCCACCGACGCCGAATACCTCGCGGCGGCGAAGGCGGGCGCCGACGATCTGGCCGCGCGAGGCTACGTCAGCGCCCACACGATGGCCTTCGAGCCGGTGGAGGCGCCGAGAGCCGTGCAACTCCTCGCCCAGCGGGGTGAGTTGCCGCTGCGGGTGTGGGCCACCCTGCCGCACGACCGGCTGGAGCACGCCCGCGACCTGGGGCTGCGCCTCACGCCCGGCGGCCTCTTCCAGTGGGGTGGGGTCAAGTTCTTCGCGGACGGGGCGCTGGGCAGCCGCACCGCGTGGCTGCACGCGCCCGGCTTCGCGGACGGGTCGGGCACCGGGATTCCCCTCGACCCCCCCGAGCTGATCCGCGAGCGCGGCGAGGAGGCGCTGCGGCTGGGCCTCACGCCCGTGACCCACGCGATCGGGGACCGGGCGAACACCGAGGTACTGGGCGTATACGACGCCCTGCGCCCCCTCGCCGACGGGGTGGGCGTGCGGCTGCGGATTGAGCACGCGCAGCACCTCCGCCCAGGGGACATCGCCCGCTTCCGGGGCCTGACCGCCAGCGTGCAGCCCATCCACCTCCAGGCCGACGGTCCGATGATCCGGGAGCTGTTGCCGCACCTGCTGGAGACGAGCTACCCTTTCCGGTCCCTGCAGCAGGCCGGGGCCATCCTCGCCTTCGGGTCCGACGCCCCGGTCGCGCCGCCCGAGTACCGCGCCAACTTCGCCGCCGCGCTCACCCGCCGCGACGACGCGGGCGAGGCGATCGCCCCCGCCGAGGCCCTGACCGAGGGGGAGGTGCTGTGGGCGCACACGCGCGGCCCCGCTCTCGCCGCCGGGTGGGACGACGAGGGGATCATCCGGCCGGGAGCGCGGGCGGCCTTCACCCTGTGGGACCGGCTGGGCGGGCAGGCGCGGGCGCTGGTGCTGTAG
- a CDS encoding YebC/PmpR family DNA-binding transcriptional regulator has product MAGHSKWAQIKRKKGANDKKRSAMYSKHIRAIQAAVRSGGSGDPAANLSLKNAIAAAKADTVPADNIENAIKRAAGAAEGAAEYKEVTYEGYGPGGTAIFIEALTDNVNRTVADIRAVFNKRGGSLGTSGSVAWQFEKKGVLLLPDASEAAQEAVIEHGAEDFQESEDGLEISTAPNDLYSVQDALAAAGFKPESGQITMIPSNTVAVDEGDARKLMALVDALEDLDDVQNVYTNAELPEEVEA; this is encoded by the coding sequence ATGGCCGGACACAGCAAATGGGCACAGATCAAGCGCAAAAAGGGTGCCAACGACAAGAAGCGCAGCGCGATGTACTCCAAGCACATCCGCGCCATTCAGGCGGCCGTCCGTTCGGGCGGCAGCGGTGACCCCGCGGCCAATCTCAGCCTGAAAAACGCCATCGCGGCGGCCAAGGCCGACACGGTGCCCGCCGACAACATCGAGAACGCGATCAAGCGGGCGGCGGGCGCGGCCGAGGGGGCGGCCGAGTACAAGGAAGTCACCTACGAGGGCTACGGCCCCGGCGGCACCGCCATCTTTATCGAGGCCCTGACCGACAACGTGAACCGCACGGTGGCCGACATCCGCGCCGTGTTCAACAAGCGCGGCGGCAGCCTCGGCACCAGCGGCTCGGTCGCGTGGCAGTTCGAGAAAAAAGGCGTCCTGCTGCTCCCCGACGCGTCGGAGGCCGCGCAGGAAGCCGTCATCGAGCACGGCGCCGAGGACTTTCAGGAGTCCGAGGACGGCCTGGAGATCAGCACGGCGCCGAACGACCTCTACAGCGTGCAGGACGCGCTCGCGGCGGCGGGCTTCAAGCCCGAGAGCGGCCAGATCACCATGATTCCCAGCAACACGGTGGCCGTCGACGAGGGCGACGCCCGCAAGCTGATGGCCCTGGTGGACGCCCTCGAAGACCTCGACGACGTGCAAAACGTGTACACCAACGCGGAACTGCCGGAAGAAGTCGAGGCGTAA
- a CDS encoding carbonic anhydrase — MKDIAALRQGRMTSPEAAIEALKDGNARFFSGQATRPEADANQRRAQIMGQTPFAAVLACSDSRVPVEIVFDQGLGDLFVARVAGNVVGDSELGTLEYAIRHLDVRLIVVMGHEGCGAVAAALLPDDDLAHEPEHLRRLIARIQPSVQGLPPIRDKKARMREAVLNNVRHQAAALREQPVIREAEASGQVRVIGAFYEIGSGAVDFLTEEDDLRV, encoded by the coding sequence ATGAAGGACATCGCGGCGCTGCGCCAGGGCCGCATGACCTCGCCGGAAGCCGCCATCGAGGCCCTCAAGGACGGCAACGCCCGCTTCTTCTCCGGTCAGGCCACCCGCCCCGAGGCGGACGCCAACCAGCGCCGCGCCCAGATCATGGGCCAGACGCCCTTCGCGGCGGTGCTCGCGTGCAGCGACAGCCGGGTGCCCGTCGAGATCGTCTTCGATCAGGGGCTCGGGGACCTGTTCGTGGCGCGGGTGGCGGGCAACGTGGTGGGCGACTCGGAACTGGGCACGCTGGAGTACGCGATCCGGCACCTCGACGTGCGGCTGATCGTGGTGATGGGCCACGAGGGGTGCGGGGCCGTGGCCGCCGCGCTGCTGCCCGATGACGATCTCGCCCACGAGCCCGAGCACCTGCGCCGCCTGATCGCCCGCATTCAGCCCAGCGTGCAGGGCCTCCCGCCCATCCGCGACAAAAAGGCCCGGATGCGCGAGGCCGTGCTGAACAACGTCCGCCATCAGGCCGCCGCCCTGCGCGAGCAGCCCGTGATCCGCGAGGCCGAGGCGAGCGGGCAGGTGCGGGTGATCGGCGCCTTTTACGAGATCGGCTCGGGCGCGGTGGACTTCCTGACGGAAGAAGACGACCTGCGGGTGTGA
- a CDS encoding NADP-dependent isocitrate dehydrogenase yields the protein MNSTDVHPAPQAPTPPTLTPIAVAPGDGIGPEIMAATLRVLEAAGARIEPRPVEVGQEVYLRGVSSGVAPEAWEDLRRTGVLLKGPITTPQGGGYKSVNVTLRKALGLYANVRPARAYAPFVATHHPGMDLVIVRENEEALYAGIEHRQTDEVYQCLKLVTREGCERVVRYAFEYARAHGRRKVTAMSKDNIMKLTDGLFHRVFGEVAREYPEITADHLIVDIGAARLGAQPERFDVIVTLNLYGDILSDIASEVAGSVGLGGSANIGQTVALFEAVHGSAPDIAGQDRANPSGLLHAAALMLTHIGQGDVATRVQNAWLRTLEDGIHTGDIAGEHTSRRVGTQAFADAVIERLGQMPERLPAVQGEAASQIQVSLTPRPRAEKVLVGTDVFLEWWDAQRRPDVLGARLQGAEGTDWTLDMISNLGVKVWPQGLPETICSDHWRCRFLWRGERPATPADVLALLARVSEAGLDFVKTEHLYTFDGQPGYTAGQGQ from the coding sequence ATGAACAGCACCGATGTCCACCCTGCCCCGCAGGCGCCCACCCCCCCCACCCTCACGCCCATCGCGGTCGCGCCCGGCGACGGAATCGGCCCGGAAATCATGGCGGCCACCCTGCGGGTGCTGGAAGCCGCGGGCGCCCGCATCGAGCCGCGCCCGGTGGAGGTGGGGCAGGAGGTCTACCTGCGCGGCGTGTCGTCGGGAGTCGCGCCGGAGGCCTGGGAGGACCTGCGGCGCACGGGCGTGCTGCTCAAGGGGCCGATCACCACCCCGCAGGGCGGCGGGTACAAGAGCGTGAACGTGACCCTGCGCAAGGCGCTGGGCCTGTACGCCAACGTGCGCCCGGCGCGGGCCTACGCGCCCTTCGTCGCCACGCACCACCCCGGCATGGACCTCGTGATCGTGCGCGAGAACGAGGAAGCCCTGTACGCGGGCATCGAGCACCGCCAGACCGACGAGGTCTACCAGTGCCTCAAACTGGTCACCCGCGAGGGCTGCGAGCGGGTGGTGCGTTACGCCTTCGAGTACGCCCGCGCCCACGGGCGGCGCAAGGTCACGGCGATGAGCAAGGACAACATCATGAAGCTCACCGACGGCCTGTTTCACCGGGTCTTCGGCGAGGTGGCGCGGGAATATCCGGAGATCACGGCCGACCACCTGATCGTGGACATCGGCGCGGCGCGACTGGGCGCCCAGCCCGAGCGCTTCGACGTGATCGTGACCCTGAACCTCTACGGGGACATCCTCTCGGACATCGCCTCGGAGGTCGCGGGGTCGGTGGGCCTGGGGGGCAGCGCGAATATCGGGCAGACCGTCGCCCTGTTCGAGGCGGTTCACGGCAGTGCCCCCGACATCGCCGGGCAGGACCGGGCCAACCCCAGCGGCCTGCTGCACGCGGCGGCGCTGATGCTGACGCACATCGGGCAGGGCGACGTGGCCACGCGGGTGCAGAACGCCTGGCTGCGGACCCTGGAAGACGGCATCCACACCGGGGACATCGCGGGCGAGCACACGTCCCGGCGGGTGGGCACCCAGGCCTTCGCGGACGCCGTGATCGAGCGTCTGGGCCAGATGCCGGAGCGCCTCCCCGCCGTGCAGGGCGAGGCAGCCTCCCAGATTCAGGTGAGCCTCACGCCCCGGCCCCGTGCCGAGAAGGTGCTGGTGGGCACCGACGTCTTTCTGGAGTGGTGGGACGCGCAGAGGCGGCCGGATGTGCTGGGGGCGCGGCTTCAGGGAGCAGAGGGCACCGACTGGACCCTCGACATGATCTCCAACCTGGGGGTCAAGGTCTGGCCGCAGGGCCTGCCCGAGACGATCTGCTCGGACCACTGGCGCTGCCGCTTCCTGTGGCGCGGCGAGCGGCCCGCCACGCCCGCCGACGTGCTCGCGCTGCTGGCCCGCGTGTCGGAGGCCGGGCTGGATTTCGTGAAGACCGAGCACCTCTATACCTTCGACGGCCAGCCGGGATACACGGCCGGACAGGGGCAGTAG
- a CDS encoding winged helix-turn-helix domain-containing protein: MTEPAPDRPWTFLTNHTHVLLCLVREPGGTLRQVAERVGITERAVQRIIRDLEQAGVITRTREGRRNRYAVNPGFHLRHPLEAHRTVGELLTLLEGEEAGA; encoded by the coding sequence ATGACCGAGCCTGCCCCCGACCGTCCCTGGACCTTCCTGACCAACCACACGCACGTCCTGCTGTGTCTGGTGCGCGAGCCGGGCGGCACCCTGCGGCAGGTCGCGGAGCGGGTCGGCATTACCGAGCGGGCGGTGCAGCGGATCATCCGCGATCTGGAACAGGCCGGGGTGATCACGCGCACCCGCGAGGGTCGCCGCAACCGCTATGCGGTGAACCCCGGTTTTCATCTGCGGCACCCGCTGGAGGCCCACCGCACCGTGGGCGAACTGCTGACCCTGCTGGAGGGGGAGGAGGCGGGGGCCTGA